In one window of Chryseobacterium sp. JV274 DNA:
- the pheT gene encoding phenylalanine--tRNA ligase subunit beta, with amino-acid sequence MKISNNWLKDFVKTESKTERIGEFLTDIGLEVEGIDKFESVRGSLEGIVVGKVLTCEKHPNADKLKKTTVDVGNGKILNIVCGAPNVEAGQTVPVAVVGTKIYDKTGNFFEIKEAKIRSEVSQGMICAEDELGLSDDHGGIMVLDETKYEVGKNFADYFELTNDEVFEIGLTPNRTDAMSHYGVARDLHAYLSTNQLKSQFNKVASEVLNNEGTHDFKLEIEDAELCPRYIGAVIEDVKVAESPSWLKDRLKAIGLSPINNVVDITNYILHGYGQPLHAFDADKIADKKVKVGVVKPGTKFTTLDGVERTLNGSEIMIKDGKDNPMCIAGVFGGENSGVSETTKTIFLESAYFNPIAVRKGAKAHSLNTDASFRFERGVDPNLTRTAITHAIKMIQEIAEGKLVGDLLEEYPKKIEDNYVIIRFSKIEQILGTKIHREKVKEILKALEIQVLNEIPNGFEISVPAYRADVTREIDVIEEILRIYGYNKIDAPQKFSFTPVKLSTNDQDELENNWARSLQSIGFNEVMNNSLTSVKDETDAVKLLNPLSGDLAFMRKSLLEGLLQNTVYNINRKNQDIKFFELGKIYHKKDKYEERKQLALLVSGRDVAENWLQPKSAVSFYNLKAYVKVLLERLAVDYKEGALSDERFSDALVYEVDGKALVRIGKVAPALLKDFDIDQDCFYAEIELEYAQELRSKNELKFKDIPKFNKIRRDLALLIDKNVNYQDLYQTAKKNKSPFIKSVNLFDVYEGKNLPEGKKSYAMSFELLNEEKTLEEKEITEVMDSLIKAFQKEFNAELRS; translated from the coding sequence ATAGGTCTTGAGGTTGAAGGGATAGATAAATTTGAAAGCGTAAGAGGCAGCCTTGAAGGAATTGTTGTAGGTAAAGTATTAACCTGCGAAAAGCATCCGAATGCTGACAAACTGAAGAAGACAACAGTAGACGTAGGAAACGGAAAAATATTGAATATTGTTTGCGGAGCTCCTAACGTGGAAGCAGGGCAAACCGTTCCTGTAGCCGTTGTCGGAACAAAAATCTATGACAAAACCGGAAACTTTTTTGAAATTAAAGAAGCAAAAATCAGAAGTGAGGTTTCTCAGGGAATGATCTGTGCAGAAGATGAATTAGGTCTGAGCGATGATCACGGAGGAATTATGGTGCTGGATGAAACCAAATATGAAGTAGGTAAAAACTTCGCTGACTATTTTGAGCTAACTAATGATGAGGTGTTTGAAATTGGGTTAACTCCAAACAGAACAGATGCTATGTCTCACTATGGGGTTGCAAGAGATTTACATGCCTATCTTTCTACAAACCAACTGAAGTCTCAATTCAATAAAGTAGCTTCCGAAGTTTTGAATAATGAGGGAACTCATGATTTCAAACTGGAAATTGAAGATGCTGAATTGTGTCCAAGATACATTGGAGCCGTTATTGAAGACGTAAAAGTAGCAGAATCTCCATCTTGGTTAAAAGACAGACTAAAAGCGATCGGGCTAAGCCCGATTAACAACGTTGTAGATATTACCAACTATATTCTTCATGGGTACGGACAGCCGCTTCACGCATTTGATGCAGATAAAATTGCAGACAAGAAAGTGAAAGTAGGTGTCGTAAAACCGGGAACGAAATTTACCACTTTAGACGGGGTTGAAAGAACATTGAATGGTTCTGAAATCATGATCAAAGACGGTAAAGATAATCCAATGTGTATCGCCGGAGTATTCGGTGGTGAAAATTCCGGAGTATCGGAAACTACAAAAACCATATTCCTTGAAAGTGCTTATTTCAATCCGATTGCAGTAAGAAAAGGAGCAAAAGCCCATAGCCTGAATACAGATGCTTCTTTCAGATTTGAAAGAGGAGTAGACCCGAACCTTACAAGAACGGCAATTACTCATGCTATTAAAATGATTCAGGAAATAGCTGAAGGAAAATTGGTAGGAGACCTGTTGGAAGAATATCCTAAGAAAATAGAAGATAACTATGTGATTATTAGATTCTCTAAAATTGAGCAGATTTTAGGAACAAAAATTCACAGAGAAAAAGTAAAGGAAATCTTGAAAGCACTGGAAATTCAGGTTTTAAATGAAATTCCTAACGGTTTTGAAATCTCTGTTCCTGCTTACAGAGCAGATGTGACAAGAGAAATTGATGTCATTGAAGAAATCTTAAGAATCTACGGATACAATAAAATTGATGCTCCACAGAAGTTTTCATTTACGCCAGTTAAGCTTAGTACTAACGATCAGGATGAACTGGAAAATAACTGGGCAAGATCTTTACAAAGCATTGGTTTCAATGAAGTAATGAATAACTCATTGACTTCTGTAAAAGATGAAACTGATGCCGTAAAACTGTTAAATCCTTTAAGCGGGGATTTAGCATTCATGAGAAAGTCTTTATTGGAAGGACTTCTTCAGAATACAGTATACAATATCAACAGAAAGAATCAAGATATCAAATTCTTCGAATTAGGAAAAATTTATCACAAAAAAGATAAATACGAAGAAAGAAAACAATTGGCTTTGTTGGTTTCCGGAAGAGATGTTGCAGAAAACTGGCTTCAGCCTAAGTCTGCTGTAAGTTTCTATAACCTTAAGGCTTATGTAAAAGTTTTATTGGAAAGACTTGCTGTAGATTATAAAGAAGGTGCTTTGTCTGATGAGAGATTCTCTGATGCATTGGTATATGAAGTGGATGGCAAAGCTTTGGTAAGAATCGGAAAAGTGGCACCAGCTTTGTTAAAAGACTTTGATATTGATCAGGATTGTTTCTATGCAGAAATTGAACTGGAATATGCTCAGGAACTGCGTTCTAAAAACGAATTGAAATTTAAAGACATTCCGAAATTCAACAAAATCAGAAGAGACCTAGCTTTATTGATTGATAAAAATGTAAACTATCAGGATTTATATCAGACTGCTAAAAAGAATAAATCTCCATTCATTAAGAGTGTTAATCTATTCGATGTGTATGAAGGTAAGAATCTTCCTGAAGGTAAGAAGTCTTATGCAATGAGCTTCGAGCTGTTAAACGAAGAAAAAACATTGGAAGAAAAGGAAATCACAGAAGTAATGGATTCTCTGATCAAAGCTTTCCAGAAAGAATTCAATGCCGAATTGAGATCTTAA